The Pantoea vagans genome includes a window with the following:
- the pgsA gene encoding CDP-diacylglycerol--glycerol-3-phosphate 3-phosphatidyltransferase — MQFNIPTCLTLFRVVLIPFFVLAFYLPFHWAPFVTALIFVIAAITDWFDGFLARRWKQTTRFGAFLDPVADKVMVAIALVLVAEHFHAWWITLPAATMIAREIIISALREWMAEIGKRSSVAVSWIGKVKTTAQMFSLFVLLWRPDATVVGVGVVALYIAAVLTFWSMFQYLSAARGDLLDS; from the coding sequence ATGCAATTTAACATTCCGACGTGTCTTACCCTGTTTCGAGTTGTACTGATTCCTTTCTTCGTGCTGGCATTCTATCTGCCATTTCACTGGGCGCCTTTTGTCACCGCGCTGATATTTGTGATTGCCGCGATAACTGACTGGTTTGATGGCTTCCTTGCCCGTCGCTGGAAGCAGACCACGCGTTTTGGCGCGTTCCTTGACCCTGTCGCTGATAAAGTGATGGTGGCGATTGCTCTGGTGCTGGTGGCGGAACATTTTCACGCCTGGTGGATTACCTTACCTGCTGCCACCATGATTGCGCGTGAAATCATTATCTCTGCCTTACGTGAGTGGATGGCGGAGATTGGTAAACGCAGCAGCGTTGCCGTGTCATGGATTGGTAAAGTCAAAACCACTGCGCAGATGTTCTCACTGTTTGTCCTGTTATGGCGCCCGGATGCCACTGTCGTGGGTGTTGGTGTGGTGGCGTTGTATATCGCAGCGGTGCTGACCTTCTGGTCAATGTTCCAGTATTTGAGCGCAGCACGCGGCGATTTGCTCGATAGCTGA